In Methylomonas sp. MK1, the following are encoded in one genomic region:
- a CDS encoding helix-turn-helix transcriptional regulator, translating into MNIESEQNSTAKEKEFLKINDMVEKLGVTRTQFWRMRKAGEVPPPVIRNPQMWLASQIKEFYERRVKKEDVGTL; encoded by the coding sequence GTGAATATTGAATCCGAGCAAAATTCGACGGCAAAAGAAAAGGAATTCCTGAAAATTAACGACATGGTTGAAAAATTGGGCGTGACTCGGACCCAATTTTGGCGAATGAGGAAGGCAGGTGAGGTTCCTCCACCGGTAATTCGAAATCCACAAATGTGGCTTGCAAGCCAAATTAAAGAATTTTATGAAAGGAGGGTAAAAAAAGAAGATGTCGGAACACTTTGA